The following are encoded in a window of Ferviditalea candida genomic DNA:
- a CDS encoding fatty acid desaturase, with translation MEKIQHDNWKQGIAPYEKSVIRRSVWQLVNTFVPFIFLWILAYYSLTISYWLTLALAIPAAGFFIRIFIIFHDCGHHSFFKSKRANDIVGTIAGILTYVPYQQWKYTHSVHHATSSNLNRRGIGDIWTLTVDEYLALSPIRRLFYRIYRNPFVMFGIGPIYTFLIEYRFNRKGAGRKERINTYITNLGIVGLTALICWMIGWQQYLAVHGLIFFISGVAGIWLFYVQHNFENTYFEKEENWDYVSAALKGSSFYNLPKILHWMTGNIGFHHIHHLSPKVPNYYLHRVHADNPFLQEVPSINLISSLRSLRYRVWNEQSKKFVGFRDIHRKSKKKAS, from the coding sequence ATCGAAAAAATACAACACGATAACTGGAAGCAGGGCATCGCTCCTTATGAAAAATCAGTTATTAGACGCAGTGTATGGCAGCTTGTGAACACCTTTGTACCTTTTATTTTTCTTTGGATCTTGGCGTATTATAGTTTGACCATTTCTTATTGGCTTACCCTGGCTTTGGCGATTCCAGCGGCGGGCTTTTTCATCCGGATTTTCATTATTTTTCATGACTGCGGCCATCATTCATTTTTTAAAAGCAAAAGAGCCAACGATATTGTCGGCACGATTGCCGGAATATTGACTTACGTCCCTTATCAGCAATGGAAATATACCCACTCCGTTCATCATGCCACAAGCAGCAACCTGAACCGAAGGGGGATAGGGGACATTTGGACGCTGACAGTGGATGAATATCTGGCATTATCCCCGATCCGGCGGTTGTTTTACCGGATTTACCGGAATCCGTTCGTGATGTTTGGGATAGGACCGATTTACACCTTTCTGATCGAGTACAGGTTCAACCGAAAGGGTGCCGGGCGCAAGGAACGCATCAACACTTACATTACCAATTTAGGCATCGTCGGTTTGACAGCCCTGATTTGCTGGATGATTGGCTGGCAGCAGTATCTTGCGGTTCATGGGCTGATCTTCTTCATTTCGGGCGTGGCGGGCATTTGGCTGTTTTATGTGCAGCACAATTTTGAAAACACCTATTTTGAAAAAGAAGAGAATTGGGACTATGTAAGCGCAGCCCTGAAAGGGAGCTCATTCTATAATTTGCCGAAAATCCTTCACTGGATGACGGGAAACATCGGATTTCACCATATTCATCATTTGAGTCCGAAGGTGCCGAACTATTATTTGCATCGGGTTCATGCCGACAACCCCTTTCTGCAGGAGGTTCCATCCATCAATTTGATTTCAAGCCTGAGATCGCTGCGGTATCGCGTATGGAACGAGCAGAGCAAGAAGTTCGTGGGCTTCAGGGATATTCATCGTAAATCAAAGAA
- a CDS encoding YciI family protein has protein sequence MKTYVVFLPMLDAEKSKLHRPEHLAYLEEQAAQGHIFAKGPFVDGSGGMVIYKAKSMEDVEMRVKNDPYVQTGARSYEIREWAMN, from the coding sequence ATGAAAACATACGTGGTTTTTCTGCCGATGCTGGATGCCGAAAAAAGCAAATTGCACCGGCCGGAGCATTTGGCTTATCTTGAAGAGCAGGCTGCCCAAGGGCATATTTTTGCAAAAGGACCGTTCGTCGACGGATCGGGCGGTATGGTCATCTATAAGGCCAAATCGATGGAAGACGTTGAGATGCGTGTAAAGAATGATCCGTACGTCCAGACCGGAGCGCGTTCTTACGAAATTCGTGAGTGGGCAATGAATTAA